A segment of the Camelus bactrianus isolate YW-2024 breed Bactrian camel chromosome 22, ASM4877302v1, whole genome shotgun sequence genome:
AGTGTGGCTGCAGTGTCCAGCTGAGTGCATGTCTTCCTGCACACAGCCCATAGGCCTAGGATCTAGAACCAGTCACTGGGTCTCAGAGCAAGGTCAGTCCAGCCTCCATGGCCAGCTGAGTCTGGACATGTGGCTCCCCCCACTCTGTGACCCAGTGGTTGGGAGGAGAGGCTGGTGTGAGGTACGATCTCACTCAGGCCAGGGgcgtcctcatctgtaaacaggtagtggcagcccctccctcccttggGCAGCgggctgagaaaccacagaagagCAAGGGTTGAGAGGCATTTAGCTGCCCCCATGAAAAGCAGAAGAAGCTGTGTTCCTCCTGGGAGTGTGCTGGGCTTGGCCTGTCCTTAGCTGAGGGAAAGTTGAGCCCTGAGCACCCAGTCCCAGCCCTAAGCTTCCACAGAATCTTTGTTTCTGTCTGGCTGTACTTTGGATCCCCAGGGACTTGGCCCCTCAACTCCCCTTTCTGGGAAGGAATGCTCTGAGGCCTCTTGGGGTTCCTCTATGGGTTGGGGGCTCTTAATGTGTGTTCCTGGGAAGAGTTGGTCTTCAAACATTCCCTTTGTCCCTGCCTAGTGCCTCCACTGGGCTGGGCCGGACCGACCCAGGCACCGCTGACAAGTGTCAGGCAGGAGGACTGGGGGTTTTGAGGAGGCTGGAAGCAAAGCCTGTTGATGGCTAGAGTTAATCAGACAACGAAAAGGTGGGAACAGCGTGTGCAGAGTGCTGGGGGCCAGAAGCCCACTGTGTGTGTTCCCGAAAATTCCAACTGGAAGGCAGATTGAGTGCTGAGAGAGGGCAGCCAGGGTGGGGCTGGATCTTGGGCCCTCTGGAGCCACGCTGAGGAGTTTGGATCTCATCCTTGGGCTGACAGGGTCCTGATTGGGATCTAAGCAGGGAGATGTCTTGGTCTGATTTATAGGGGcgtgtgggggttggggagagcaCTGCCCTGGCTTCTGGCTTggggcagcaggggtggggctgaagaGCTCATCTGATGGAAGAAGCCCTGGTCTCCTGCCCAAGGGCAGCAGGAGGAGGCTGGCAGTGGGGAAGGCCTTGTGCTGGTCACAGGGTGTAtggtggagggggcggggcatTCTTCCTATGAACAGCAGGGTTGGCGTTGCCCTAGAGTCTGCAACGTTACAAGCCCCCTTGTCTCTAGCCTCCATTAGCTCCCCTGAAAACTGGCATCACTGGAGCAGCCCCTGGCTGGCGCCagacctgcctccccacccctctcctagCCCTCTTCACCTGTCAGGCAGAGTCTCCATCCTGCTCGCGGGTGTCCCCTGCCCAGCTCAGACCCTGTCAGGAGATACTTGGGTGAAGGAATGAGTCAGGACATGTAGAGAGGGTTCCAGAAGATGAGTTCTGGGAagctgggggcaggaggtggaagGAGCTAGGCTGTGGCAGCACCTGGCATGTGGGACAGACTCACCCGTCTTTGGGCTTTGGGCTGCATCCCACACCCGAGGGCAAGCTGAGGACACGGAGGCCTTCTCACgtggccccaccccaccctcctcatGTTGGAAGGGCTGTCCAGGGTCTGGAGAGATCCTGCTGGAGGGGGACCCTTCTTATGTCATGTCCAGGACAAGAACTTTGCAGCCTGAGAAGGTGGTGCCCGGCACAGGCGGCCTGAGGGGACAGATGCTGCCCGCGCTGTCTGCATCCATTCTGCGGGGACAGCCCCTCTTCCCCAGATCAGACACCTCCCTTCTCGTGCAGGATGGAGACAAATTCTGGCGGATGCCTGAGTGCTACATCCGCGGCAGCACCATCAAGTACCTGCGCATTCCTGATGAGATCATCGACATGGTCAAGGAGGAGGTGGTGGCCAAGGGCCGTGGCCGAGGTGGCctgcagcagcagaagcagcagaaggGCCGTGGCATGGGGGGTGCCGGGCGAGGtaggctcccctctccccccttctCCCCTAGCAGGCTGGCCACCTGAAGCTGCCAGGGCCTCCCCACTGTGGGGTGAGAGCAGCACGTGGTGTCTGTCCCAGCCCAGTGTTGACATTCTTGGCTGGTGCCGTCACGGtgccccaggcctggctctgaGCCCCTCCTACATAAAGCTGAGGGCTCATGACTCACGGGGTGCTCCTGTGTGGAACGGCTGATGCTGTTGGGAGCCTGGCTGAGTCCTGGTGGTCAGTGCTGACTCCCCCGCCCACTGGGGCCCTCCTGCAGTGGCTCTTGATGCTCCTTAACTCCAGGTCCAGCCCAGACTAACCCAGCGGGACTCGAGCCCTGCCTCTGTTTCCTGGCAGGTGCTCTGGGCATCTCCCCGAGGAGGCTCAGTTTCCGCTCTGCAGAGAGGGTTCCATGGTGCCTGCCTCATCAGGCTGCTGCTGAGGACCCCTGGTTCAGGGCCAGTATGGGACCCTTCCCTGCTGTGACTCCTTATACAAAGCTGGCATCATATCATGCCTTTTTGATAGATTCCCACCCACACCACCCTGAGATTATAAATCTggcataaaatttaaaagctgaCTTGTGCAATCAGCTGTGGCCTGAGCCCAGAGGCCATCTGCAgatcccacccctccccacctctcccacccAGCTCTTGTTCTTAGAGGGACCTGGTTTTGTCTCTTCCATCTGGAGgggcctcctgtgtgccaggaagGACACAGCAGCCAGCCCTGAGCCAAGGCTCACATGTTGGTCAGTGACATGTGAGGaaccagagggaagagggcaggagggCATTCCAGGTGGAGGGTAGCCAAGGCCTGGGTGTGAGCAGGGCCCTTGGGGGTTTCACGACCTGTCCTGAGGGCTGGGCTCTTCACTGGGGGCCACCAGTGTTCAATAAGCTGCCCGAAGGAGCTGGGAGGTTGGGGAGAGTGGCTTGCTGGGGCTGCTCTGAACACAGGCCATGGGGCCCTCACCAGCAGGTGGAAATCTCGCAGGAGCCCCCAAGTGGCCAGGCTCCCCTTGGCGACGCTGGTCTTGCCCTGTGAGAGATGAGGTTAGGCAGACCCTGCCAGCATTGGCTTCTGTCCCCAAAGGGCCCCCCACTGCATATTTGTGGCAGAAGGGGGCTGTGTGTACATTTCTGTGTCCCCATGCTACCCTGATCCTTCTGGGACCTCCTTGGGCAGGGGCACACCTGATCCTCAACTACTTGCTTCCTTCCAGCAGCACTGCCACGTGCTCCATGTAAAATGTCTTTTGGAAATAGCCCCACCGCTGGCTGCAGAGGTCGGAGCTCAGGaggctccccttcccctctccaggCTGGATACACAGGAGACCCCCCAGTCATTTCTCTCCTGGGACAGACATGGGCAGTGCTAGAGCCAGGGAGGCCTGGGTCGCCTGGTGCAGTCGCCAGCCTCACAGCTGGGGATCATTGCCTCACCCCTGGACTGAGTCCAGCCCTTGTCCTAGCGTTGTTCCgtcctcctcctggaagcccttCTGGCTTTGTCCTTCCAGTGACCACCCACCACCTTAGCCCCCCGCCCTCTTCCCAGGACGCCTGCCCCTAGCCCCAATGTGACTTGGTGCCAACCTCTGTCCTCTCTGGTATCCCTGGCTCCCCTGGGAGGCCTGGTCTTGTCCCGTGTCACACTGAGAATGTTCTGGAGCACTACCTATGCCCTGCCCCTCCACCTCAGGTTTTCAGCCtgccctcctctttggagatACTGTCACtgcccccactttacagaggtggaagctgaggctcagaggggtttgATGACTTGGCCATAGTCCAAGGGTTCCCATCCCTGTTCCCAGTCCACTGTGGggcctcccagcccagctccGCTGCAGCCCCTTTCCTCTGTCCCACAGGTGTGTTTGGCGGCCGGGGCCGAGGCGGGATCCCAGGCACTGGCAGAGGTCAGCCAGAAAAGAAGCCGGGCAGACAGGCAGGCAAACAGTGAGCCACCCTCCGTTCCGCAGAGGCTGAGCTGCCTctgccaccaccaccgccaccgccaccaccgAGCATCTGCTCCCACCCCCGAGGCTGCTTTTCTACTCTCCAGTTCATGAGTCAAttcagaacaaaaagaagaggcaGGTGTCGGGGGAGGACCCCTTGCCTGTCATCTTGTGagcctcctcttttttttttttttaagccagcaGTTCTACAGTTGGAAATGTTATTCTGTGCTTCTGGTTTGGTGAAGTCACAGCCAACTTGATTCCTGGAAGATCCTGTGTTTAATGCATCCTTAAAGCCCGCGCTCTTGTTTTCAGGGCCGGCATTTTTCCAAACAggtttgttttgcattttgtGTTAGACCCCCGTGTGGCGAACAGATGGGAGGTTTTTCATTTTAAGCTGTTTGCACTGAGATTGACAGCCTGGAGAGTTTCCTGAAACACGGACCCTGAAATTGCCTTTGCAAAACAAATCCGGACTAATGGATGCCTCAGAAGCTGTCCCAGGGTGACGCTGGGCCCTGTCCCTtcgcctcctctctccctctgtgtgttacagaaataaaaacaaatacaactaCAAATGGCAAATCCATAATTCCTTTGAACCGTTGGGTTCATCTTGTGTGTTCTCAGGAAATCACAGACCCATGAAAGAAATTTCCTTTTGCAGGCTGTGGCCTCTCACTAAGGGGAAGCATTTCACCGGGGCACAGGTTGCAATGTCCCTCAATGTCCTCTTACGAAAGTTGAAAAGCAAGACTGGTGCCTGGGCAGTGGGGGAGAGAGTGGGAGCcgtg
Coding sequences within it:
- the LSM4 gene encoding U6 snRNA-associated Sm-like protein LSm4, producing MLPLSLLKTAQNHPMLVELKNGETYNGHLVSCDNWMNINLREVICTSRDGDKFWRMPECYIRGSTIKYLRIPDEIIDMVKEEVVAKGRGRGGLQQQKQQKGRGMGGAGRGVFGGRGRGGIPGTGRGQPEKKPGRQAGKQ